Part of the Deltaproteobacteria bacterium genome is shown below.
GTTGATAGAAATCTCGTCTTGTTTCGCGAGATCCCTAACCCGCCGATGAAGTGACTGCGAAAGACGAAGACTGATCGTGCTCATAATCCTTCTCCTATTTCTTCCAGGAACTCGTTTGGGGTTACCACCTTGATGCCGAATTTCTCTGCGCCCATGAAATCACGGCGGTTGTAGGTCACTATGAATTTCGCCGAAGACTCTACTGCAACTTCCAAGACATGATCGTCTTGAGGATCTTTCAGGATGGGTCGCCATAAGAAATGGATTTCACGCAAATCTGCAACGCTGCAGACGTAATCCAGAATGTCTTCAATATCGGCATGTGTCAGCCCGAATTCGCGCCCCAGGCGTTTCGCTGCATCCTCATATTCGAGGATCAGCGGGACAGATACGCTGATCTCAAACTGCTTGCCACCCAACAACATGAAAAGACGATAGGATGCGCCACGCCGCGATCGAAGGGCTGAAATAAATACATTGGTGTCGATGACAATTCGTCGTTTCATGGTGGTATCGTATGCGATACCATTCAACCTGTCAAGCCTAGCTCGTCCACATCAGGTTTCTGTCCGCCCAACTGGAATTAGGGAGCTTACTGGTCAGCCTATCCACCGGGATGCCCGAAGGTCCGCCGTAATCCAGGCCTTCGCATCGAGGAAGATCAGGATCTAGAAGAAGAGCTTGTCGAGCTTCTCGGGCAATGGAAACGATTGCTCGATTTTTCCGGATCGAACCTCAAAGTTTCTTCCTCCTCGGGCCGCGGGGTACGGGGAAATCCACCTTCGTCCGGGCGGGGTCAAGCCCGCGAAAGCTCAAACGGGACGGCGCCGACATGCTGGCGGGGCGCGCCCTTCTCAAACGGATGCACCCTTTCGTCGCCGGGGAGTTGGGGAAGGCGTTCTCCCTTCCGTGCGATCGAGGTGAAGAACGCGGCTACCGTCCATTCGGCGGACCTTCGTGGGTTGAAGACTTTCGGGGAGGATTACCCGCACCTGAAGAAACGGACCACCGAAATACCCATTTCATGCGCGCCGGTTGCCATGATCCGGTCGGCGGTTGCAAGGATCGAGGCATCGATCTCCCGCGCGATGACCAGATGCATCGCATCCAGCGTCCGCAACGGGACATCGGGAAGAGTCGAAATGAGGTTTACGGCTCCAGCGGCGGCGGTCGCCGGCATGGGGTGACGAATCAGGAAGCCGCGGCGGATATCGTCCTCGAACGTGGAGAAGACCCGGTTCTCCAGCTTTGGATCGACATGTTTCTCTCTCCTGCGGCGGGCAAGGAGACTGCGCATCTCCACCACCGTCAGGTCGCTGATCGCGACCGGACCGTGCTCCATAAGGTACCGCTCGACATCCTCGGAAAAGGATTCGTTCAGGTACCACTTGGCCAGGGCGCTGGTGTCGAAGTAAGCGACTTCCCTACCGGGCATCCCGGTCCTCCCGGACAAGACGTTCGCTCCCCTGCTTCATCCGGGGCATGCTCTCACGCAGTGACTTGCGGGAGGGCATTTCCCTCTTGCGACCGACCGGCATGACGTGGGCAACCGCCTTGCCGCGGCGCGTGATGGTCAATTCCCCTTCGGCTTCCAGCAACCGGTCCAGGTGAGTAAGCGACTGCCGCGCTTCCCGTATGGTCAGATTCTTCATTTCTCCCCTCCTGTTTCGTTGCGCCAAGGATGCTTGATCTCATTGTACCACTTCAGGTGTACATGTGGCACATACAAGGAGGATTGTCAACCAAGGAGAAGCGGCATGCATATGGCCGAACTGGTCACAATAGGTTACCGGTTCAAGTCGCGCTCGAATCCGCGAAACCCCTCCGTTGAGTCCAGACCTCCTTATACCGCAGGACGGATATTCTGATTGATTCGGAACAGATTCTGCGGGTCGTATTTTTTCTTGATCTCCGCCAGCCTCTGGTAGTTCGGACCATAGGCCGCCTTGACCCGGTCCGACTCGTCGTCGGTAAGGAAATTGACGTACACCCCGCCCGTGGCGTACGGTGCCGTGTCGCGGAAGAACCCCCGCGCCCACTCCATGCCTTTCCGGTCTTCCGCCGGGGTATCCCAGCGACCGTGGACGTTGCACACATACATAGCGTCGCGATGGGGGTACGCCGCGGAGTCGGCGACAGGCCGCATCGTAGCTCCGCCTATCTGACCGAAAAAGATTTCGCAGTGCGGCGACGGGAGGCTGCCGACGTACTTGATGATCGTCTCGATGGCTCCATCGCTAAGATCCGCGAAATTGTGCGACTTCCAATAGTTGCGCGCGCCCGGCGTCAGCAACGGATCAAACGCTTGTTGCCATGACCGGTACGGCTGCACGCCGATGTGTTCCCCGAGCGCCTTTCCGAAATGCCGCACCGGTTCGATCGCCTTTCGCCCGGCTTCCGGGTCGCCGGCATGAAAGAGCGCAAACGCGATGATCTCGGTGCCATGCACCTCCGGCGGAAGAAACGGAAGCGGCGGGGCCTTGCGCAGTACCGCCCAGACCGTGGTCTCATCGCTTTGTTCCTTGGCGAACTGACGGTATTGCTTGAGTGCCGAGGCCGCCTCGTTTAGGGGATACACGACCAGTCCGCTCAGCACGCCGGGACCGAGCGGGTGAAGCCGGAATTCAAATCGCGTTACGATTCCAAAATTCCCGCCGCCCCCACGCAAAGCCCAGAACAGATCGGTGTTCTCCCGCCCGTTGGCCCTCACGAAACGGCCGTCGGCGGTGATGACATCCACTGCCAGAAGATTATCGATCGTCATCCCATGTTTGCGCGAGAACCATCCGAAACCCCCGCCGAGCGTGAGGCC
Proteins encoded:
- a CDS encoding putative toxin-antitoxin system toxin component, PIN family, producing MKRRIVIDTNVFISALRSRRGASYRLFMLLGGKQFEISVSVPLILEYEDAAKRLGREFGLTHADIEDILDYVCSVADLREIHFLWRPILKDPQDDHVLEVAVESSAKFIVTYNRRDFMGAEKFGIKVVTPNEFLEEIGEGL
- a CDS encoding type II toxin-antitoxin system VapC family toxin — protein: MPGREVAYFDTSALAKWYLNESFSEDVERYLMEHGPVAISDLTVVEMRSLLARRRREKHVDPKLENRVFSTFEDDIRRGFLIRHPMPATAAAGAVNLISTLPDVPLRTLDAMHLVIAREIDASILATADRIMATGAHEMGISVVRFFRCG
- a CDS encoding type II toxin-antitoxin system Phd/YefM family antitoxin, yielding MKNLTIREARQSLTHLDRLLEAEGELTITRRGKAVAHVMPVGRKREMPSRKSLRESMPRMKQGSERLVREDRDAR
- a CDS encoding FAD-binding oxidoreductase is translated as MTTVSIRRSDGDSVTLDSSAVESLKAELRGALLFPGDDGYDASRTVWNAMIDRRPALAVHCAGVNDIKRAVDFARAHGLLTSVKGGGHNIAGSAVCDGGFLIDLSGMRSVRVDPEARVAHVEPGATLGDFDSEAQAFGLATPLGINSTTGVAGLTLGGGFGWFSRKHGMTIDNLLAVDVITADGRFVRANGRENTDLFWALRGGGGNFGIVTRFEFRLHPLGPGVLSGLVVYPLNEAASALKQYRQFAKEQSDETTVWAVLRKAPPLPFLPPEVHGTEIIAFALFHAGDPEAGRKAIEPVRHFGKALGEHIGVQPYRSWQQAFDPLLTPGARNYWKSHNFADLSDGAIETIIKYVGSLPSPHCEIFFGQIGGATMRPVADSAAYPHRDAMYVCNVHGRWDTPAEDRKGMEWARGFFRDTAPYATGGVYVNFLTDDESDRVKAAYGPNYQRLAEIKKKYDPQNLFRINQNIRPAV